Proteins encoded in a region of the Pseudothermotoga elfii DSM 9442 = NBRC 107921 genome:
- a CDS encoding ABC transporter substrate-binding protein, whose protein sequence is MSKKVFIAIVLTVALFTQLHGKTFLRAATWDEAEGAKWVKEVFSKYEQMNPQVKINVQSITQGYDDKIITSLAGGTPPDLFMWWDYPRLASLDVLTPLENLVDLSNIDPMLVKWVSYNGHVWGIPKDWTTRVIWFNKEVFDKYGVPYPDNNWTWKEFREVAKKLTHPEEKVWGFLVTPYVYEWEGYVRMNGGSYLSPDTSTMNGYLNSKETIEAIEFLTNLYLIDGVSPSPSLISASGGSYAMFESGKVAMIDDGVWFIGYMRSRNPSLTIQDLAKKFGCVFPPHPEGKQLKVMIHNSAWVIPKNSKNKEIALDIIRFLAKEGGRTMAEGGWAFPIDMKIAEEMKLYEDPILGTFLKLLPYAVEDPSFLKRSDWSEKFEQYIADAFDLIMLRKATVEEALNKAVEESEKALGRK, encoded by the coding sequence GTGAGTAAAAAAGTTTTCATCGCGATTGTTTTAACTGTCGCTCTTTTCACCCAACTTCACGGCAAAACCTTTTTAAGAGCTGCTACATGGGATGAAGCAGAAGGAGCAAAGTGGGTAAAAGAAGTTTTCTCAAAGTACGAGCAAATGAACCCTCAGGTAAAAATCAATGTTCAGAGCATCACACAGGGATACGATGACAAGATCATAACAAGCCTGGCAGGCGGGACTCCTCCTGATCTGTTTATGTGGTGGGACTATCCAAGATTAGCTTCGCTGGATGTCTTAACTCCACTGGAAAATCTTGTAGATCTTAGCAATATTGATCCAATGTTGGTTAAATGGGTTTCCTACAACGGACACGTTTGGGGTATACCGAAAGATTGGACCACGAGAGTTATATGGTTCAATAAGGAAGTTTTCGACAAGTATGGTGTTCCATACCCCGATAACAACTGGACCTGGAAAGAATTTAGAGAAGTAGCCAAAAAACTCACCCACCCTGAAGAAAAAGTCTGGGGTTTTCTGGTAACACCTTACGTTTATGAGTGGGAAGGATATGTTCGAATGAATGGCGGAAGCTATTTATCTCCTGACACAAGTACGATGAATGGTTATCTTAATAGCAAAGAAACAATTGAAGCGATAGAATTTCTAACAAATCTTTATTTGATTGACGGCGTTTCTCCATCACCATCTTTGATTTCAGCTTCTGGTGGAAGCTACGCAATGTTTGAATCGGGAAAAGTTGCCATGATAGACGATGGAGTCTGGTTTATAGGTTACATGAGATCTAGAAATCCCAGTCTCACTATACAAGACTTAGCTAAAAAATTTGGATGTGTTTTTCCGCCTCATCCCGAAGGAAAACAACTCAAAGTTATGATTCATAATTCGGCCTGGGTCATTCCAAAAAACTCTAAAAACAAAGAAATAGCACTGGATATAATACGATTTTTAGCAAAAGAAGGTGGTAGAACCATGGCGGAAGGTGGTTGGGCTTTTCCAATAGATATGAAGATAGCTGAGGAAATGAAATTGTATGAAGATCCTATTTTAGGAACATTTTTGAAACTTCTTCCATATGCCGTCGAAGATCCTTCTTTTCTCAAAAGATCTGATTGGAGCGAGAAATTCGAGCAGTATATAGCAGATGCATTTGATCTAATTATGCTAAGAAAAGCTACTGTTGAAGAAGCTCTTAACAAAGCTGTCGAAGAGTCTGAAAAAGCTTTGGGTAGAAAATAA
- a CDS encoding carbohydrate ABC transporter permease: MVNNLFMRRRKKNIAGYLFILPWLIGFCLFTAGPILFSIFLSFHEWHIFDKMKWIGIENYKKLFADPLFYHSLKVTFYYAAISVPVGLVVGLFLAVLLYQKVKGTSVFRTIFYIPSIVPVVATATLWIWIYNPEYGILNFLLAKIGVRGPDWLYSTKWVVPAIAFMNAWTAGPNMIIYLASLEDIPKVYWDAAKVDGANSWQRFWHITIPFLSPTTFFLLITNVMGALQTFAQAYIMGGGGRGFGAPANASLFYCLYLYEQGWSWFNMGYASSLSWVLTLIIFTLTLIIFKTSNKWVYYERS, translated from the coding sequence ATGGTTAATAATCTTTTTATGCGGCGCAGAAAGAAAAACATAGCCGGATATTTATTCATATTGCCATGGTTAATTGGATTTTGCCTTTTTACAGCTGGACCAATACTTTTTTCTATATTCTTGAGTTTTCATGAATGGCACATATTTGATAAGATGAAATGGATTGGAATTGAAAACTATAAAAAACTTTTTGCAGATCCCCTTTTTTACCACTCTTTAAAGGTAACATTCTATTACGCTGCGATAAGTGTTCCTGTTGGCTTGGTTGTGGGATTGTTTCTTGCAGTCTTGCTGTATCAAAAAGTTAAAGGTACATCTGTATTCAGGACAATTTTCTATATACCTTCAATAGTTCCTGTTGTCGCAACCGCGACACTCTGGATCTGGATATACAATCCAGAATACGGAATACTTAATTTCTTGCTCGCCAAGATAGGTGTAAGAGGACCAGATTGGCTTTATAGTACAAAGTGGGTTGTCCCTGCAATAGCTTTTATGAATGCATGGACAGCAGGGCCCAACATGATAATATATCTTGCCAGTTTAGAAGATATTCCAAAAGTATACTGGGATGCTGCAAAAGTAGATGGTGCAAATAGCTGGCAAAGGTTCTGGCACATTACAATTCCATTTCTCAGTCCTACGACATTCTTCCTGCTTATCACAAACGTTATGGGAGCTCTCCAGACTTTTGCTCAAGCTTACATAATGGGTGGAGGGGGTAGAGGGTTTGGAGCTCCTGCAAATGCTTCTTTGTTTTATTGTCTGTATCTCTATGAACAAGGATGGTCCTGGTTCAACATGGGATACGCTTCCTCATTGTCTTGGGTATTGACACTGATTATTTTCACTCTCACATTGATAATATTCAAAACCTCTAATAAGTGGGTTTATTACGAGAGGAGTTGA
- a CDS encoding carbohydrate ABC transporter permease — translation MKNIFLYLALILLSIIFIMPFMWMFSTSLKSGEDEIFSYPPKLLPENFNFSNYKKVLELFPWLTFLKNSAVITGLSTIGIVLSSSLAAFAFATLEFKGRDKLFILVISTMMVPYYTTLIPQYILFSKLGWIDTLKPLWVPSFFGSAYFIFLLRQFFKSIPKELFEAAKIDGCSIFQIFYKIYFPLAKPAVITVVILQFMSAWGDFFGPLIYLQSEEKYTLVLGLNAFRGMYYTSWHYLMAATCMVTIPSLIVFALGQKHIIGGITITGMKS, via the coding sequence GTGAAAAACATTTTTCTATATCTTGCACTCATTTTATTGTCTATAATCTTTATTATGCCATTTATGTGGATGTTTAGCACTTCTCTTAAAAGTGGGGAGGATGAAATATTCTCATACCCACCGAAATTGCTTCCCGAGAATTTTAATTTTTCAAATTATAAGAAAGTTTTGGAACTTTTCCCCTGGTTAACTTTTCTAAAAAACTCGGCTGTTATAACTGGTTTGAGCACTATAGGCATAGTCCTATCATCTTCCTTAGCAGCTTTTGCTTTTGCAACTCTTGAATTCAAAGGGAGGGATAAATTATTTATTTTAGTGATATCAACCATGATGGTTCCATATTACACAACATTGATTCCACAATATATACTGTTCAGCAAACTGGGATGGATAGACACACTAAAACCTTTATGGGTTCCCTCATTTTTTGGATCAGCTTATTTTATATTTCTCCTCAGGCAATTTTTCAAAAGTATCCCGAAAGAATTATTTGAAGCAGCTAAAATAGATGGTTGTAGTATTTTTCAGATATTCTACAAAATCTATTTTCCTCTTGCAAAACCAGCTGTCATAACAGTTGTAATATTGCAATTTATGTCAGCGTGGGGAGATTTCTTTGGACCGTTGATATATCTCCAATCCGAAGAAAAATACACCCTCGTTCTGGGGTTGAATGCATTTAGAGGTATGTATTACACATCCTGGCATTATCTCATGGCAGCAACATGTATGGTCACAATACCTTCGCTAATAGTCTTTGCACTTGGGCAGAAACATATAATAGGTGGAATAACAATTACTGGTATGAAATCTTAA
- a CDS encoding LacI family DNA-binding transcriptional regulator — translation MKKRYATLKDIAKALGVSVTTVHKALNGHPDVSEETRKRVLEVTEKLGYIKNETASNLRTSGSNTIAFISSNISNPFYEQVIKGMNQAAEDFGYMLLITNLINDSRDDLVRSIEILMKKRIDGLIIAANMLALNHQDLRKYKIREFCVAFGTVFPPEEFDVVSPNNFKGGYIATKHLIESGCKKIAMLHSSNFEIEKNLNERFKGYLRALQDHNIEFSQELLFIQKQFMSKSYGTQSAYEILKEKLKTTQFDGLFCYNDETAYGAIEAIKESGLRIPEDIAVVGYDNLEFSRMISPQLTSITFDKYKLGYKAVEMLLERINHPELNPRIELIDVKIVVRESSKGGIKGGIR, via the coding sequence ATGAAAAAAAGATACGCAACTCTAAAGGATATAGCTAAAGCGCTGGGAGTTTCTGTTACTACTGTCCATAAGGCACTTAATGGGCATCCTGATGTCAGTGAAGAAACAAGAAAAAGAGTTCTTGAAGTCACTGAAAAACTTGGTTATATAAAAAATGAAACAGCTTCTAATTTGAGAACTTCCGGCTCCAATACTATCGCTTTTATAAGCTCGAATATATCTAACCCGTTTTATGAACAAGTTATCAAAGGAATGAATCAAGCTGCCGAAGATTTCGGTTACATGTTGCTTATAACAAATCTAATTAATGATTCACGTGACGATCTGGTAAGAAGTATAGAGATTCTCATGAAAAAAAGAATAGACGGCTTAATAATAGCAGCAAATATGTTAGCCCTGAATCACCAAGATTTGAGAAAGTACAAAATAAGAGAATTTTGTGTGGCATTCGGAACAGTTTTTCCACCGGAAGAATTTGATGTGGTCTCTCCAAACAATTTTAAAGGAGGATATATAGCAACAAAACATCTTATAGAATCTGGTTGCAAAAAAATAGCTATGCTTCACTCATCAAATTTCGAAATAGAAAAAAATCTCAATGAAAGATTTAAGGGTTATCTAAGGGCCCTGCAAGATCATAATATTGAATTTTCGCAAGAATTGTTATTTATACAAAAACAATTTATGAGTAAATCATACGGTACTCAATCTGCTTATGAGATTTTGAAAGAGAAATTGAAAACAACGCAATTTGACGGACTTTTTTGTTATAATGACGAGACTGCTTACGGTGCTATAGAAGCTATAAAAGAAAGTGGACTTAGAATCCCGGAAGATATAGCTGTTGTTGGATACGACAATCTGGAGTTTTCCCGAATGATTTCCCCACAGCTTACATCAATAACTTTCGACAAATATAAACTCGGCTACAAAGCTGTTGAAATGCTTTTAGAGAGGATTAATCATCCAGAGCTGAATCCAAGAATAGAACTCATTGACGTAAAAATTGTCGTGAGAGAAAGTTCTAAAGGAGGTATAAAAGGAGGTATAAGATGA
- a CDS encoding amylo-alpha-1,6-glucosidase, which produces MNLDLTRIPFSRFGSYFSISYITKKIWGNNYEEGLYLRSLHGRLKKKELFLIETIDSRGNVIPSQIQASPEILLVQNDKGTAKISMPKPEFLLIEGFGTGVRFSAKGSGHFLIPVGKNEWLFNYYDEGIQISILVQHGNIKINAPWNGIKCENVILEVSPKYGKFRIILFEAAEREIINDILEHSKSCSPDVVKKEFELFLQKLPSLPSELSDHFETAGYILWSSFVKPNGYLKRPAMLMSKNWMTDIWSWDHCFNALALSYKNPELSWDQFALMFDFQSSSGALPDFVNDHESYWNFSKPPVHGWTIEKLLTNLPSNFSLKIEDIYLFLEKWTGWWLNYRDYDNDGIPQYNHGNDSGWDNSTVFLERPPIESPDLSAFLIKQMEVLSKLAEKIGRDDLTIKWKEDASRFLGKLLNHSLRDFELMPMTSGSHKVIESMSLLPMISIVIGDKLPGKVLGKMIQRIKKFMTPYGLSTEEPDSPFYTSDGYWRGPVWAPVVMIIVDSLERIGQHHLAQQISSRFVKLVAKEGFAENFDALNGKALRDPAHTWTASVFLILAKDLDHGREKSC; this is translated from the coding sequence ATGAATCTCGATCTAACTCGTATACCATTCAGTAGATTTGGTTCGTATTTTTCAATCTCTTATATAACAAAAAAAATCTGGGGAAACAATTATGAAGAAGGACTTTACTTGAGGTCCCTCCACGGGCGGCTTAAAAAAAAGGAATTATTTTTAATAGAAACAATTGACAGCAGAGGAAACGTTATTCCGTCTCAGATTCAGGCATCACCAGAAATTCTTCTTGTGCAGAATGACAAAGGAACCGCAAAAATATCTATGCCGAAGCCAGAGTTTTTGTTAATAGAAGGGTTTGGAACAGGTGTGAGGTTCTCCGCAAAAGGAAGCGGCCATTTCTTAATACCGGTTGGAAAAAATGAGTGGCTATTTAATTATTACGATGAAGGAATTCAAATCTCGATATTAGTACAGCACGGCAATATAAAAATCAATGCTCCCTGGAATGGGATAAAGTGCGAAAACGTGATTTTAGAAGTATCACCGAAATATGGTAAATTCAGGATAATTCTGTTTGAAGCCGCCGAAAGAGAAATAATTAATGATATTCTGGAGCACAGCAAATCATGTTCGCCTGATGTCGTAAAGAAGGAATTTGAACTTTTCTTACAAAAATTGCCAAGCTTACCTTCCGAATTAAGCGATCATTTCGAAACTGCCGGTTATATATTATGGTCCAGTTTTGTTAAACCAAATGGTTATTTGAAACGGCCAGCAATGCTCATGTCAAAAAATTGGATGACAGATATCTGGAGCTGGGATCACTGTTTTAATGCTTTAGCGCTCAGTTACAAGAATCCAGAACTTTCGTGGGATCAGTTTGCACTTATGTTTGATTTCCAAAGTTCGTCAGGAGCCCTTCCTGATTTCGTGAACGACCATGAAAGTTACTGGAATTTCAGTAAACCGCCTGTACATGGTTGGACAATTGAAAAACTTTTGACGAACTTGCCATCAAATTTCTCACTAAAAATTGAGGATATTTATCTGTTCTTAGAAAAATGGACCGGTTGGTGGTTAAATTACAGAGATTATGACAACGATGGCATTCCCCAATATAACCACGGTAACGATTCAGGTTGGGATAACAGCACGGTGTTTCTTGAAAGACCACCAATTGAATCTCCAGATCTATCAGCTTTCTTGATAAAACAAATGGAAGTTTTATCAAAACTGGCTGAAAAGATCGGCAGGGATGATCTAACAATAAAATGGAAAGAAGATGCTTCAAGATTCCTCGGCAAATTGTTGAATCATTCACTGAGAGATTTCGAATTAATGCCTATGACCTCTGGAAGCCACAAGGTAATCGAATCAATGAGTTTACTCCCCATGATTTCTATAGTTATTGGAGACAAACTTCCAGGAAAAGTTCTTGGGAAAATGATTCAAAGGATAAAGAAATTTATGACTCCATACGGGCTTTCAACAGAAGAACCAGATAGTCCATTTTATACAAGTGATGGATACTGGCGTGGGCCAGTATGGGCTCCAGTTGTGATGATTATTGTCGATAGTCTTGAAAGAATAGGGCAACATCACCTGGCCCAACAAATATCAAGCCGGTTCGTAAAATTAGTTGCAAAGGAAGGTTTCGCAGAAAACTTCGATGCTCTCAACGGCAAAGCTCTTAGGGATCCAGCACATACCTGGACTGCCAGTGTGTTTCTTATTCTTGCAAAAGACCTGGATCATGGGAGGGAAAAATCGTGCTGA
- a CDS encoding glycoside hydrolase family 2 TIM barrel-domain containing protein: MLSSIDWENHRILHKNREKPRCTFLYRLNPCNGKWEYWPFLISLNGKWKFKWCRNFKVVPDGFYKIDYDDNTWFEIEVPSNWEIHGYGIPIYTDVKYPFSPNPPFIDKERNPAGLYRRHFTIPSSWDGKEIFLHFAGVRSAFYVYVNGICVGYSQDSCSPAEFRITDYVKIGNNTLAIEVYKWCDGSYLEDQDMWWMAGVYRDVFVYATPKLHLRDFFIKTDLDEKYQDAVLKIDMVLINYLRESSEDLCLEINVLDSENGAPVCDSILLDAGTIPPGEEKIVTIEKEIKNPLKWSSETPNLYSAEIKLFKRHNSQILESQKFNIGFRKVEIIDGQMLLNGKPIKIKGVNRHEFDPDKGYAITLDRMIQDVKLMKQYNINAVRTSHYPNDPKWYFLCDYYGLYVIDEANIEAHGMGNLLAEDPNWLEAHLDRITRMVERDKNHPSVIIWSLGNESGDGQNFVALSNWIHQRDKTRPVHYEPAGTQKYVDIVSFMYKSPKDLESFSEEIKDRPVFLCEYAHAMGNSVGNLKEYWDVIKKYKNLLGGCIWDWVDQGIRKKDKSGKEFWAYGGDFGDEPNDGNFCINGLLLPDRTPEPELSEVKKVYQYIEISPADKLGEFLITNNYSFINLNNFDCFFEIQENGLSIQRIRIGKINLEPGCSKKIQIPINEISFNENAEYHVKILFTLAKDTIWAERGYEIAWEQFSLFKKKKTFTPASAKGIELKEESERIFAGNQKMKIIFNKNSGFIESLKYMNRELLLKPLRMNFWRAPTDNDKGNKLPARAAIWRNIWEKAKVSKIKRVESDLGYKLVFEGFFKDIEKTNWELVYTISDEITVELKVNIDRHLPELPRIGIQGTFLGDFKYVSWYGRGPHENYCDRKTGAPVGLYRSTVEGMIHKYVRPQETGQRTDVRWFSISDDYGITVLVEGHPVIEFSVWPFELEDLEKANHVNELTYKNLVVVNIDHKQMGLGGDNSWGALPHPEYILFPGEYKYSFTIKVLRNFFENFQEG; the protein is encoded by the coding sequence GTGCTGAGTTCTATAGACTGGGAAAACCACAGAATATTACACAAAAACAGAGAAAAACCGAGATGTACTTTTCTGTACAGATTGAATCCATGTAATGGGAAATGGGAATATTGGCCATTTTTGATTTCGTTGAACGGAAAATGGAAATTTAAATGGTGCCGTAACTTCAAAGTCGTGCCAGATGGATTCTATAAAATAGATTATGATGACAATACCTGGTTTGAAATTGAGGTGCCAAGCAACTGGGAAATTCACGGGTATGGTATACCAATATATACCGATGTAAAATATCCATTCTCTCCGAATCCTCCTTTTATTGACAAAGAAAGAAATCCAGCAGGACTTTACAGAAGGCATTTTACTATACCTTCGTCCTGGGATGGAAAAGAAATTTTCTTGCATTTTGCCGGTGTTAGATCCGCTTTCTACGTTTATGTAAATGGTATTTGTGTCGGTTACAGTCAAGATAGCTGTAGTCCAGCAGAATTCAGAATCACAGATTATGTGAAAATTGGAAATAATACTTTAGCGATCGAAGTTTACAAATGGTGCGACGGCAGCTATTTAGAAGATCAAGACATGTGGTGGATGGCTGGTGTTTATAGAGATGTTTTTGTTTATGCAACTCCCAAATTACATTTGAGGGATTTCTTTATCAAGACAGATTTAGATGAAAAATACCAGGATGCTGTATTAAAAATAGATATGGTGCTGATCAATTATCTACGCGAAAGCTCTGAAGATTTGTGCCTTGAAATCAATGTGTTAGATTCGGAAAATGGAGCACCTGTCTGTGACTCAATTTTGCTTGATGCAGGAACTATCCCTCCAGGAGAAGAAAAAATTGTAACTATAGAAAAAGAAATAAAGAACCCTTTGAAATGGTCTTCAGAAACCCCAAATTTGTATTCTGCAGAAATAAAACTTTTTAAACGACATAATTCACAGATATTAGAATCCCAAAAATTCAATATTGGATTCAGAAAAGTTGAAATTATCGATGGTCAGATGCTTTTGAATGGAAAACCAATCAAAATCAAAGGGGTGAACCGGCATGAATTTGACCCGGATAAAGGTTACGCAATAACCTTAGACAGAATGATACAGGATGTAAAACTCATGAAGCAATATAACATTAATGCAGTCAGAACATCTCATTATCCAAATGATCCAAAATGGTATTTCTTGTGTGATTATTACGGCTTATATGTTATTGACGAAGCAAACATAGAAGCACATGGTATGGGTAATCTACTTGCAGAAGATCCGAACTGGTTAGAGGCTCATCTTGATAGGATCACAAGGATGGTTGAAAGAGATAAAAATCATCCGTCTGTAATAATCTGGTCGCTCGGAAATGAATCTGGAGATGGGCAAAATTTTGTCGCATTAAGCAATTGGATTCACCAGCGAGACAAAACAAGACCTGTTCATTACGAACCCGCAGGGACACAAAAATATGTTGACATAGTATCTTTCATGTACAAATCTCCAAAAGATTTAGAAAGCTTTTCTGAAGAAATAAAAGATAGGCCTGTTTTTTTATGTGAATATGCACACGCCATGGGAAATAGCGTTGGAAATTTAAAAGAATACTGGGATGTTATCAAAAAGTACAAAAATTTACTCGGTGGTTGCATATGGGATTGGGTGGATCAAGGAATAAGAAAAAAGGATAAATCTGGAAAAGAATTTTGGGCATACGGTGGTGACTTTGGAGACGAGCCAAATGATGGAAACTTTTGTATCAATGGGCTTCTCTTACCAGACCGTACTCCTGAACCTGAGCTTAGTGAAGTAAAGAAAGTTTATCAATACATAGAAATTAGCCCTGCAGATAAACTTGGAGAGTTCTTGATAACCAATAATTATTCTTTCATAAACCTGAACAACTTTGATTGCTTTTTCGAAATTCAAGAAAACGGATTGTCAATTCAAAGAATCAGAATAGGAAAAATCAACCTTGAGCCTGGTTGCTCTAAGAAAATCCAGATTCCTATCAATGAAATTTCTTTCAATGAAAACGCGGAATATCATGTGAAAATATTATTTACCCTTGCAAAGGACACTATCTGGGCTGAAAGAGGCTATGAAATAGCTTGGGAACAATTTAGCCTATTTAAAAAAAAGAAAACCTTTACACCTGCTTCAGCAAAAGGAATTGAACTGAAGGAAGAATCAGAAAGAATATTCGCAGGAAATCAAAAGATGAAAATTATTTTTAATAAAAACTCAGGGTTTATAGAAAGTTTGAAATATATGAACCGGGAATTGCTTTTAAAACCTCTCAGAATGAACTTCTGGAGAGCTCCTACAGATAACGACAAAGGAAACAAACTGCCTGCAAGAGCAGCCATTTGGCGAAATATCTGGGAAAAAGCTAAGGTGTCCAAAATAAAAAGAGTTGAATCCGATCTTGGATACAAATTGGTATTCGAAGGATTTTTCAAGGATATAGAAAAAACGAACTGGGAATTAGTGTATACAATTTCTGATGAAATAACAGTGGAGTTAAAGGTAAATATCGATAGACATCTTCCAGAGCTGCCAAGAATAGGTATTCAAGGAACCTTCCTTGGTGATTTCAAGTACGTGTCGTGGTATGGCCGGGGACCACATGAAAATTATTGCGATAGAAAGACAGGAGCGCCTGTTGGTCTGTATAGAAGCACAGTTGAGGGTATGATACATAAATATGTAAGACCTCAAGAAACTGGACAGAGGACAGATGTTAGATGGTTTAGTATATCCGATGATTACGGAATCACTGTTTTAGTCGAAGGACATCCTGTGATCGAATTTAGCGTATGGCCTTTCGAACTGGAAGATCTTGAAAAAGCAAACCATGTGAATGAACTAACGTACAAAAATCTGGTTGTAGTGAACATAGATCACAAGCAAATGGGACTTGGAGGAGATAACAGCTGGGGTGCTTTACCGCATCCAGAATATATTCTCTTTCCAGGAGAATACAAATATTCTTTTACAATCAAGGTTCTTAGAAATTTTTTTGAAAATTTTCAGGAGGGATAA
- a CDS encoding LysO family transporter — protein sequence MALIIILSFALGIVSGAFFKVTLPKKINVVNIIVIALLFFMGLNLGSNKDLLKVLPSVGITGLLIAFFSAGCSIIFAWLFEYFSKRGGKK from the coding sequence TTGGCCTTGATTATAATCCTGTCCTTTGCCTTAGGCATAGTATCAGGTGCTTTTTTTAAAGTAACTTTGCCTAAAAAAATTAACGTCGTGAATATTATAGTTATTGCCCTTTTGTTTTTTATGGGTCTCAATCTCGGGTCAAACAAGGATTTACTCAAAGTTCTACCAAGTGTAGGAATAACAGGTTTATTGATAGCTTTTTTTTCAGCTGGATGCAGCATTATCTTTGCATGGTTATTTGAATATTTTTCAAAAAGAGGTGGCAAAAAATGA
- a CDS encoding lysine exporter LysO family protein: MIQTLAVFLAGIFFGKFIHFEIPEWFFTILLVALVFTVGISIGNEEKILSKIKKNLNTIIILSILTITGSLLGGFIASFFTKLDIREAVGASAGLGWYSLSAIMISEVHSHSLGTISFIANIFRELLSIIVVPFLAKITKYGAISCAGATSMDTLLGLISKYVPKQEVLVAFGHGVILSTFVPVLITFIFS, encoded by the coding sequence ATGATACAAACTCTGGCAGTTTTTTTAGCAGGTATATTTTTTGGCAAGTTTATACATTTTGAAATTCCTGAGTGGTTTTTTACAATACTACTTGTAGCTTTAGTCTTCACTGTTGGAATAAGCATAGGCAATGAAGAAAAAATACTGAGTAAAATAAAAAAGAACCTCAATACTATCATAATCTTAAGCATTTTAACAATTACAGGAAGTTTGCTTGGTGGTTTTATAGCAAGTTTTTTCACCAAGCTCGACATAAGAGAAGCTGTAGGGGCCTCTGCTGGACTTGGCTGGTACAGTTTGTCTGCAATCATGATAAGTGAGGTTCATTCGCATTCTCTGGGCACCATATCTTTTATTGCAAACATCTTTCGCGAACTTTTATCAATCATCGTTGTGCCTTTTCTGGCAAAAATCACAAAATACGGTGCAATATCGTGCGCTGGTGCGACATCAATGGATACCCTGCTTGGATTGATTTCTAAATATGTGCCAAAACAAGAAGTGTTAGTTGCTTTTGGTCATGGAGTTATACTGTCAACTTTCGTGCCAGTATTAATAACATTTATATTCTCATAA
- a CDS encoding thiamine ABC transporter substrate-binding protein: MKKFLLVLSIIVAVSVFSQELVIYTYSSFASGIAQKVLPIFEKQNNVKVKLLSFGDAGNVLARLILEKDQPKADVVIGLDQPLLKRAISEGLLIKFVPENISMIKNKELLDMRGYGIPFDYGAIALVYNTEKINNPPKSFKELLDERFKRKLVVQDPRTSSTGLSFMLWTVAVFGEDGFLDYWKSLKNNILTITPGWDEAFSMLETGEADIMVSYATDGAYSYHEYGSLKYLPVVMEEGAFVQIEYAAIVKGSKNIELAKKFIEFVLSKEFQSHVPLNQWMYPVVEIELPKAYKYAPKIDKVLPFDYSIFEQKGKDWLEKWAEVMIGK, from the coding sequence ATGAAAAAATTTCTACTTGTTCTATCAATAATTGTTGCAGTATCTGTATTTTCTCAAGAACTGGTTATCTACACTTATAGCAGTTTTGCATCAGGAATTGCGCAGAAGGTCTTGCCAATTTTTGAAAAGCAAAATAACGTCAAAGTGAAGTTGCTATCTTTTGGGGATGCAGGAAATGTGCTTGCAAGGTTGATTCTCGAGAAAGATCAACCAAAAGCCGATGTTGTGATTGGTCTTGATCAACCTCTGCTAAAACGTGCAATTTCTGAAGGATTATTGATAAAATTTGTTCCTGAAAACATATCTATGATAAAAAATAAAGAACTCTTGGATATGCGAGGTTACGGTATACCATTTGATTATGGCGCAATCGCATTGGTCTACAATACCGAGAAAATCAATAACCCACCGAAATCTTTTAAAGAACTTCTCGATGAAAGATTTAAAAGAAAGCTGGTAGTTCAGGATCCTCGCACGTCAAGTACAGGACTTTCTTTTATGCTCTGGACAGTAGCTGTCTTTGGTGAAGATGGTTTTTTGGATTACTGGAAGAGCTTAAAAAACAATATTCTGACCATAACGCCGGGATGGGATGAAGCGTTTAGCATGCTTGAAACTGGCGAGGCTGACATAATGGTGAGTTATGCGACTGATGGTGCTTACAGTTATCATGAATATGGCAGTTTGAAGTATCTGCCGGTAGTTATGGAAGAAGGTGCTTTTGTACAGATCGAGTATGCGGCTATAGTAAAAGGCAGCAAGAACATCGAGCTTGCAAAAAAGTTTATCGAATTTGTTTTGAGCAAAGAATTTCAATCTCATGTTCCCTTGAATCAATGGATGTACCCGGTTGTAGAGATAGAACTTCCAAAAGCCTACAAATATGCACCAAAGATAGATAAAGTACTGCCATTTGACTATAGTATCTTTGAGCAAAAAGGCAAAGATTGGCTTGAAAAATGGGCAGAGGTAATGATAGGTAAATGA